Sequence from the Zeugodacus cucurbitae isolate PBARC_wt_2022May chromosome 5, idZeuCucr1.2, whole genome shotgun sequence genome:
TAACTTGCATAATGGATATTGATAAGCAATTTTtccttataaaaatattgataaacatttataaatgtgtcaaatatttgtttacaataagTATGAGTCACGGCTATTAAAGCAACACAATGTTATTAAACAGCCAATACAGTGTGTATAGTAGATAAAAAGTGCCATAAAAGCTGTACGATAAGATAATTGTCGCTTAGTTGCAATATATTGAGCTATTTAATGGTATTAAAAAGTTTAGACCGAACAGTCTTATTTAAGCACTTTAAACATTAACTTTTAAGACTTCGATAATatagttattataaaaaaatgaaagccAACGGAACTTTGTTTACACTTGCAGTTGTCATCTGCTGTTGTCTCTCTTTTGGTGAGTAATCGTTTCAGATGCTAAccttaaattttttgcaaatattttttccaatttttgttttattatttttttttctcaggTCTCGTTAGCGGCTTGAAGTGTTACTCCTGCTCAAGCTCGTATGATTGTCGATCTGCCAAAAAGGTGGACTGCAATTATGATTTGGCCAATGCCACTGTGACTCATCTAAGCTATTATTATTTGGATGTACCGCGCGACAACAGCACGACAAATATGAATTGTATGAGCGATTGGCTGCAGACACGTGagtaacaattttaatttttatcaaatcaaattaattcttattttaatttctcatattttGTATTGCAGCAAGTGGAGTTGTGGAGCATATGGGTTGCATTTACAGCAGCTACAGTAGCTGCTTGTATAGGGTGCGTCCACAATTCCAACAGAATTTGAAACGTGTATGTCAGCAATGCACCAGGGATGGCTGTAATCCTGCCGCACGCGCATCTGGCAGTTTCCTTACAGTGTTGGCCACAATTATAGTGACAGTTTTGGTGACTGCTGTGTGGCACAAGTGAAATTGTTGCTGACGAAAATGTGGCATGTGCTTTTTTTGGTAATTCAATGCAAATAactatattttgtgtatttattgttgAGTGTGTAAGCCTAATCTTATCGAAATAAAATGATAACGAacaattttttagttaaaagcGAAAGTGTACAATTGTGGGTCAGTGCGGCCGCAAATAGCAAATGACTAAATAATgcagataaaaatataaaaagaagtaTATTAGGTTATCAGTATGAAATatagattttaatatatttttggagtTACCACCAGTTTATAAATGAAACTTCTTCAAAGCAAGTCACGAGTTAGGCGAAAAGATGTGGATCATATACAATAAAACCAGGCTACCAAGTGGCATATAAACCTccgataattttaatttttttttgaatgaatCGAAACAGGGTTTCCATTCTTATTAAATACCTCAATTCAGACTCCGTTAGTTAGTGTTTTTCTAGATATTTAGAGCAATAGGTCATTGATGAgccaatatatttacttttcgcAGAATTATATGACTCATAGATCATCAAAGTGTGTCCCTGTAATGAGAATAACGAAGCTACGCGCTTTTGGAA
This genomic interval carries:
- the LOC105212224 gene encoding uncharacterized protein LOC105212224, with product MKANGTLFTLAVVICCCLSFGLVSGLKCYSCSSSYDCRSAKKVDCNYDLANATVTHLSYYYLDVPRDNSTTNMNCMSDWLQTPSGVVEHMGCIYSSYSSCLYRVRPQFQQNLKRVCQQCTRDGCNPAARASGSFLTVLATIIVTVLVTAVWHK